The following are encoded together in the Thermococcus sibiricus MM 739 genome:
- a CDS encoding pyridoxal phosphate-dependent aminotransferase: protein MIRPSNRAMGIEYAIRDVVLPARELEKQGIKIIKLNIGDPVKFDFQPPEHMKKAYCEAIMEGHNYYGDSEGDKELREAIVEREKKKNGVDITPEDVQVTAAVTEALQFIFGALIDGGEEILIPGPSYPPYVGLVKFYGGVPKAYKTIEEEGWQPDVDDMRRKVTDKTKAIAVINPNNPTGALYEKKTLQEIIDLAGEYDLPIISDEIYDFMTYEGKHVSPSSLTKDVPVIVMNGLSKIYFATGWRLGYMCFIDPENKLAEVREAIGKLARIRLCPNTPAQKAAIAGLRGPMDYLEEYMAKLKERRDYIYKRLNEMPGISTQKPQGAFYIFPKIEEGPWKSDKEFVLDVLHNAHVLFVHGSGFGEGGEMHFRSIFLAPVPVLEEAMDNLEKFMKERLG, encoded by the coding sequence ATGATTAGACCATCAAACCGGGCCATGGGCATTGAATATGCCATTAGAGATGTTGTTCTCCCGGCAAGAGAACTCGAAAAGCAGGGAATAAAAATTATAAAACTTAACATCGGCGATCCGGTAAAGTTTGATTTTCAGCCACCAGAACACATGAAAAAGGCCTATTGTGAAGCAATAATGGAAGGCCACAATTATTATGGTGATAGTGAAGGAGATAAGGAGCTTAGAGAAGCTATTGTTGAAAGGGAAAAAAAGAAAAATGGTGTAGATATAACTCCCGAAGATGTTCAAGTTACAGCGGCTGTTACGGAAGCTTTGCAATTTATCTTTGGTGCCCTTATAGACGGTGGGGAAGAGATACTAATTCCCGGGCCAAGCTATCCACCATATGTTGGCTTAGTTAAGTTTTATGGGGGTGTTCCCAAGGCTTACAAAACCATCGAAGAAGAAGGATGGCAACCAGATGTAGATGACATGAGAAGGAAGGTAACTGACAAGACCAAAGCAATAGCTGTTATAAACCCGAACAACCCAACTGGAGCGCTCTATGAAAAGAAGACTCTCCAAGAGATAATTGACCTCGCTGGAGAGTATGATCTACCGATAATAAGCGATGAAATCTACGACTTCATGACCTACGAAGGAAAACACGTTTCTCCGAGCTCATTGACCAAGGACGTTCCCGTTATCGTCATGAACGGTCTCTCGAAGATTTACTTCGCAACGGGATGGAGATTAGGTTATATGTGTTTCATAGATCCAGAGAACAAACTTGCTGAAGTTAGAGAAGCAATAGGGAAGCTCGCAAGGATAAGGCTCTGTCCAAACACTCCGGCCCAAAAGGCAGCAATAGCTGGGCTTAGAGGTCCAATGGACTACCTAGAAGAGTATATGGCGAAGCTTAAAGAAAGAAGAGATTACATCTATAAACGCCTCAACGAAATGCCTGGAATAAGCACACAAAAACCACAAGGAGCATTCTACATCTTCCCCAAGATTGAAGAGGGGCCATGGAAGAGCGACAAGGAGTTTGTCCTTGATGTGCTCCACAACGCTCATGTGCTCTTTGTTCACGGGTCTGGCTTTGGAGAAGGTGGAGAAATGCACTTCCGCTCAATATTCTTAGCGCCAGTGCCAGTATTAGAAGAGGCCATGGACAATTTAGAGAAGTTTATGAAGGAAAGGCTTGGATGA
- the hypD gene encoding hydrogenase formation protein HypD has translation MEFSIFHDKDLAQRILQGIRREAEKIGREVKLMHVCGTHEDTVTRSGIRSLLPENVKVMSGPGCPVCITPAEDIAVMMEIMRRAREEGEEIILTTFGDMYKIPTAIGSFADLKSEDFDVRVVYSIYDSYKMALKENNHLVVHFSPGFETTTAPAAGVLKEVIEKDVSNFKIYSVHRLTPPAVEALIKQGTVFDGLIDPGHVSTIIGVKGWEYITKEYGVPQVVAGFEPVDFLMAVFMLLRIIRKGETKIENQYTRVVKYEGNVEAQKTMEMLFDTVDAKWRALGIIPKSGLEIKDEYKDFEIRTFYKVEPPELPDLEKGCICGAVLRGLALPTQCPLFGKKCTPRNPVGPCMVSYEGTCQIFYKYGALF, from the coding sequence ATGGAATTTTCAATTTTTCATGATAAAGACTTAGCCCAGAGAATACTGCAGGGTATAAGGAGAGAAGCAGAAAAAATCGGGAGAGAAGTGAAGTTAATGCATGTTTGTGGAACTCACGAGGACACGGTAACTAGAAGCGGAATAAGATCCCTTCTGCCTGAAAATGTCAAAGTGATGAGTGGGCCGGGCTGTCCCGTTTGTATAACTCCAGCAGAGGACATAGCGGTTATGATGGAAATAATGCGCAGAGCAAGAGAAGAAGGCGAAGAGATAATTTTAACTACGTTTGGGGATATGTATAAAATCCCGACCGCAATTGGAAGTTTTGCAGATTTAAAAAGCGAAGATTTTGATGTTAGAGTTGTTTATTCGATATATGACTCATATAAGATGGCCCTTAAAGAAAATAACCACCTTGTGGTTCATTTTTCTCCCGGATTTGAAACTACAACAGCACCAGCAGCTGGAGTATTAAAAGAAGTGATCGAGAAAGACGTTAGTAATTTTAAGATATATTCTGTTCATCGTTTAACTCCTCCAGCCGTTGAGGCTTTAATCAAACAGGGAACGGTTTTTGATGGACTTATTGATCCGGGCCACGTCTCTACGATAATAGGTGTAAAGGGGTGGGAGTATATAACAAAGGAATATGGGGTTCCCCAGGTTGTGGCTGGATTCGAGCCTGTGGATTTTCTTATGGCCGTATTCATGCTTCTGAGAATAATAAGAAAAGGCGAAACGAAAATAGAGAACCAGTACACAAGAGTTGTAAAATATGAGGGGAATGTTGAGGCCCAAAAAACCATGGAAATGCTTTTTGATACCGTTGATGCAAAGTGGAGGGCATTGGGTATAATACCTAAAAGCGGTTTGGAAATTAAGGATGAGTACAAAGACTTTGAAATAAGGACATTTTATAAGGTCGAGCCCCCAGAGCTGCCTGATCTGGAGAAGGGATGCATATGTGGAGCTGTGCTTAGGGGACTGGCATTGCCAACGCAATGTCCACTGTTTGGAAAGAAGTGCACGCCGAGAAATCCTGTTGGGCCGTGTATGGTTTCCTACGAGGGTACTTGTCAAATATTTTACAAATACGGCGCGCTATTTTAA
- a CDS encoding HypC/HybG/HupF family hydrogenase formation chaperone, with translation MCLAIPAKIIEIKDNVAMVDFGGVKREVRIDFVPHAKVGDYVIVHTGFAIEKMDEKAALESLKAWEEVMKAMEE, from the coding sequence ATGTGTCTGGCAATCCCTGCTAAGATTATTGAAATTAAGGATAACGTTGCTATGGTTGATTTTGGTGGAGTTAAGAGAGAGGTTAGGATAGATTTTGTCCCACACGCTAAAGTGGGAGATTATGTTATAGTGCACACTGGATTTGCAATTGAGAAGATGGATGAAAAGGCAGCCTTAGAAAGCTTGAAGGCCTGGGAAGAGGTTATGAAAGCAATGGAGGAGTGA
- the dapA gene encoding 4-hydroxy-tetrahydrodipicolinate synthase, producing the protein MIEGVFVPHITPFDEEEKINEEMLRELVHYFVDAKLNGLVTLGSNGEFPYLNFEEKLKVLKIVREESSLPVIAGVAENSTRETIKLAKEAWDIGVDGLLIAPPYYFKPNVRELFAHYSRIAYEVEAPILLYNVPKFTTINIDIDVVEKLVEEHSNIVGIKDSSGSIGRIAELIRRVGGKISILAGTADLMYPSWVLGAHGAVVAVANVAPRLCVELYNAFREQKYERARRLQLMVNYLNEVVVKKYNQISAIKEAMRMRGLEVGYPRMPALPLDEKALEDIEKTLIEIGLI; encoded by the coding sequence ATGATTGAAGGTGTATTTGTTCCTCATATAACTCCTTTCGATGAAGAAGAAAAAATAAATGAAGAAATGCTTCGTGAGCTTGTCCATTACTTTGTTGATGCTAAGCTTAATGGACTAGTTACTTTGGGAAGTAACGGTGAGTTTCCATACCTTAATTTTGAAGAAAAATTAAAAGTTCTGAAGATTGTAAGGGAAGAGTCATCGCTTCCTGTTATAGCTGGGGTTGCTGAAAATTCAACGAGAGAAACTATAAAACTTGCAAAGGAAGCCTGGGATATAGGGGTTGATGGGTTGCTTATAGCACCCCCATATTACTTTAAACCCAATGTAAGAGAGCTTTTTGCACACTATTCCCGGATTGCCTATGAAGTTGAGGCTCCAATTTTGCTCTATAATGTCCCCAAGTTCACAACAATAAATATAGATATTGATGTTGTGGAAAAGCTTGTGGAAGAACACTCTAATATAGTTGGGATAAAAGACTCAAGTGGGTCAATAGGCAGAATTGCAGAACTTATAAGAAGAGTTGGGGGAAAGATTAGTATTTTAGCAGGAACTGCTGACCTCATGTATCCTTCTTGGGTTTTAGGAGCACATGGTGCAGTAGTGGCAGTAGCAAACGTTGCCCCAAGACTTTGCGTGGAATTATACAATGCTTTTCGCGAACAAAAATACGAACGGGCAAGAAGGCTTCAGCTCATGGTAAACTATCTTAACGAGGTTGTTGTTAAGAAGTATAACCAGATAAGTGCCATAAAAGAGGCAATGAGGATGCGTGGCCTTGAGGTTGGATATCCCAGAATGCCAGCACTCCCTCTTGATGAGAAGGCCTTGGAGGACATAGAAAAGACTCTGATAGAAATTGGCCTCATATGA
- a CDS encoding carbohydrate kinase family protein, which translates to MDCLVVGHMTHDIILRGSKKIERAGGGAYYSALALSKFCNVLVLTKVGKSFPISWLEELEARGVSVIIIPSEKSTVYKLHYTSENGRTLELLSRADPFYPEELPKEKFDMVLLNPVANEIPLDALNSFKDKYLAIDVQGFIREIKNMRVRLKNIDASFLKPANIIHADVNEFQRLKNMNPKEFEVLLISNGPESGIAYHRGDKYIYKPLKKKIKESTGAGDVFLAVFSYLYKKYSFIQALKMTNTFTATFLEKRDFNFSLDEVAEKSKFIEVKRINDEEGEPHG; encoded by the coding sequence ATGGATTGCTTAGTGGTAGGCCACATGACACATGACATAATATTAAGAGGAAGCAAGAAGATTGAGAGGGCCGGTGGTGGTGCTTATTATTCAGCTCTTGCTCTTTCCAAGTTTTGTAATGTACTGGTTCTAACGAAAGTGGGAAAGAGTTTCCCCATATCCTGGTTGGAAGAGCTTGAGGCCCGAGGTGTCTCCGTTATAATAATTCCATCGGAGAAGAGCACAGTATATAAATTACATTATACAAGCGAAAATGGGAGAACTCTTGAACTTTTATCAAGAGCAGACCCCTTCTATCCGGAGGAACTCCCCAAAGAGAAATTCGATATGGTTCTACTGAATCCTGTTGCAAATGAAATACCTCTGGATGCTTTAAATAGCTTTAAGGATAAGTATCTCGCTATAGACGTCCAAGGATTCATTAGAGAAATAAAAAACATGAGAGTGAGGCTAAAAAATATAGATGCAAGTTTCTTAAAACCAGCAAACATTATTCATGCGGATGTTAATGAATTCCAGCGCCTAAAAAATATGAATCCCAAAGAATTTGAAGTTTTATTAATATCCAATGGACCTGAAAGTGGAATTGCATACCACAGGGGGGATAAGTACATATATAAACCCCTGAAAAAGAAGATTAAAGAATCTACCGGGGCCGGTGATGTATTTCTGGCTGTTTTTTCCTACTTATACAAAAAATACTCTTTTATTCAGGCACTAAAAATGACCAATACATTTACAGCCACGTTTTTAGAGAAAAGAGATTTCAATTTTTCTCTTGATGAAGTTGCAGAAAAGTCTAAATTCATAGAGGTCAAACGGATAAACGATGAAGAAGGTGAACCCCATGGATAG
- a CDS encoding NUDIX domain-containing protein: MDRYILLVKTPQGYKIDSLRNEIEKVVKENYPLVKVEMHRCIGLTVDLVILYKGGIVLIKRFNEPYKDYWALPGGFVEYGEKVENAAIREAKEETGLDVELIKLIGVYSDPKRDPRGHTVTTAFLAKGKGVLRGGDDAGEARVFSFEEIKEIKLAFDHGKIIKDALRSLGEKNDRGY, translated from the coding sequence ATGGATAGATACATCCTCCTTGTGAAAACACCACAAGGATATAAAATCGATTCACTAAGAAATGAGATCGAAAAAGTTGTGAAAGAGAACTATCCTCTAGTTAAAGTAGAGATGCACCGATGCATTGGATTGACTGTAGATCTGGTAATTTTATACAAAGGTGGCATAGTGCTGATAAAACGCTTTAATGAACCATATAAAGACTATTGGGCCCTTCCTGGAGGATTTGTAGAGTATGGGGAAAAAGTAGAAAATGCTGCTATAAGGGAAGCTAAAGAGGAGACCGGGCTAGATGTGGAGTTAATAAAACTCATTGGAGTTTACAGCGATCCAAAAAGGGACCCAAGAGGCCATACTGTCACCACTGCATTCCTAGCCAAAGGAAAAGGTGTACTAAGAGGAGGCGATGATGCGGGGGAAGCCAGAGTTTTTAGTTTTGAGGAAATTAAAGAGATCAAACTTGCTTTCGATCATGGAAAGATAATAAAAGATGCGTTGAGAAGTTTGGGGGAGAAAAATGATAGAGGGTATTGA
- a CDS encoding Mth938-like domain-containing protein: MIEGIEFGRIIINGQKYKHDIVIYPSGKIEKRKKWLSKKKHGTSHKLDPDELREYLKEDFDVLLVGTGIYGLLSLLSESKALVRDKEILEKPTKEAAELFNELKSKKRVLAIFHITC, from the coding sequence ATGATAGAGGGTATTGAATTTGGAAGAATAATTATAAACGGACAGAAATATAAGCATGATATCGTTATTTATCCCTCCGGAAAGATTGAAAAGCGCAAAAAATGGCTTTCAAAAAAGAAGCATGGGACAAGCCACAAACTTGATCCAGATGAACTTAGAGAATACCTAAAAGAAGATTTTGACGTTCTTTTAGTAGGCACCGGCATTTATGGCCTTCTTTCTCTCCTAAGCGAGAGTAAGGCACTAGTAAGAGACAAAGAAATCCTCGAAAAGCCTACGAAAGAGGCTGCCGAGCTTTTCAACGAACTTAAAAGCAAAAAGAGAGTTCTTGCGATTTTTCACATCACTTGTTAG
- a CDS encoding ABC transporter ATP-binding protein yields the protein MIEVERLLKKFGEKIVLNGIGFRVNNGEIYGLLGPNGSGKSTTMKILVGIVRPTSGQVLVDGVDPTRDSIKVKEMVGYVPEIPVLYESLTPGEFFNFIGSVRGIPKEELEERVSQFVEAFGIEEYLDQFIGTLSFGTQQKVSLISALLHDPQVLILDEAMNGLDPKSARILRELLLEFKKEGRSIIFSTHILPLAEMICDRIGLIYKGEIIVEGTMEELKERAHEENLEDIFLKLTESKDEVYNIVQALKGTL from the coding sequence ATGATTGAGGTGGAGAGACTTCTAAAAAAGTTTGGAGAGAAAATTGTACTTAATGGTATTGGTTTTAGAGTCAATAATGGGGAGATTTATGGATTATTAGGCCCAAATGGAAGTGGAAAATCTACTACTATGAAAATTTTAGTGGGAATAGTGCGGCCTACGTCTGGTCAAGTTCTGGTAGATGGTGTTGATCCCACAAGAGACTCAATAAAAGTTAAAGAAATGGTAGGGTATGTTCCTGAGATACCAGTGTTATATGAAAGCCTGACTCCAGGGGAGTTTTTTAATTTCATAGGGAGTGTTAGAGGGATCCCCAAAGAGGAACTTGAAGAGAGAGTAAGTCAATTTGTTGAAGCTTTTGGTATTGAAGAATATCTGGATCAGTTTATAGGGACACTGAGTTTTGGGACCCAACAGAAGGTTTCCCTTATATCTGCCTTGCTCCATGATCCGCAGGTTTTAATTTTGGATGAGGCCATGAATGGCCTTGATCCTAAAAGCGCTCGAATTTTACGGGAATTGTTACTGGAATTTAAGAAAGAGGGTAGGAGCATAATTTTCTCAACTCATATTCTCCCTTTGGCAGAGATGATATGCGACAGAATTGGACTCATATATAAAGGGGAGATTATAGTAGAGGGCACCATGGAGGAGCTAAAAGAAAGGGCCCATGAGGAAAATCTTGAGGATATTTTCCTTAAGCTAACTGAGAGTAAGGATGAAGTTTACAACATTGTACAGGCCTTAAAAGGTACACTTTAG
- a CDS encoding dihydropteroate synthase-like protein — MKILLVTGRVAEPIVRKYGKGCDVFVCPISVAAFLTPKMIANYLIKGNIKGYDLILIPGLVRGSTEEIEEATGIPTFKGPKYAHDIPQTLEAIKNGFKLSKKVPADELFQMNALKKVEDIRNKTKNKNYIENALKKPYNLLIGNLPVGFDFPQRIVAEIVDAPKLSVEEIVNKALYYLKSGADVIDIGMISGEENLDFIDLLPEIREKIKENGFDVPISFDSLNEKELERVSEHADLLLSIDGSNLEKLVTKTPVVLIPTNQKTGYFPQKPENRVKFLEKLKENAIQLGYKNIILDLILEHVPYLGRSISAFQLYRERNPNDVLLAGVGNVVEMIDADSVGINSLLAGITGELKVSLLLTTEVSPKCQGSVKELRRAIDMMLFNIPKDLGFDLLILKEKKREEITYEINSPILEAKQREIKLEDIYFRIFIKEGKIWVIAHRGTKQVLTMVGENPDAIIDTILEHFEISPRHAFYLGRELEKAKTALKLKRRYLQEGELFKDFY; from the coding sequence ATGAAAATACTTCTTGTTACTGGAAGGGTAGCAGAGCCAATCGTGCGAAAATATGGAAAAGGGTGCGATGTTTTTGTGTGCCCTATTAGTGTTGCAGCCTTTTTAACTCCTAAAATGATAGCAAATTACCTAATAAAGGGCAACATAAAAGGTTATGACCTAATTTTGATCCCAGGGCTTGTTAGAGGGTCTACCGAAGAAATTGAAGAAGCTACAGGTATACCAACATTCAAGGGGCCCAAATACGCTCATGACATCCCCCAAACTCTTGAGGCCATTAAAAATGGGTTTAAACTAAGCAAAAAGGTTCCTGCAGATGAGCTCTTTCAGATGAATGCCCTAAAGAAAGTCGAAGATATCAGAAACAAGACAAAGAACAAGAATTACATTGAAAATGCCCTTAAAAAACCATATAACCTTCTAATTGGAAACCTGCCTGTTGGGTTTGACTTCCCCCAAAGAATAGTGGCAGAAATTGTTGATGCTCCAAAGCTTAGCGTGGAAGAAATTGTAAACAAGGCCCTTTATTATCTCAAAAGCGGTGCAGATGTAATTGACATAGGAATGATAAGTGGGGAAGAAAACCTTGATTTCATTGATTTACTCCCTGAAATAAGGGAAAAAATAAAAGAGAATGGCTTTGATGTCCCGATTAGCTTTGATTCCTTGAATGAAAAAGAACTTGAAAGGGTCTCAGAACATGCGGACCTATTGCTAAGTATTGATGGGAGCAACCTTGAGAAACTTGTTACAAAGACTCCGGTAGTTTTGATTCCCACAAACCAAAAGACCGGGTATTTCCCCCAAAAACCTGAAAATAGAGTTAAATTCCTGGAAAAGCTCAAAGAAAATGCTATCCAGCTCGGCTATAAAAATATTATTCTGGATTTGATCTTAGAGCACGTGCCATACTTAGGCCGCTCTATTTCGGCTTTTCAACTTTACCGTGAGAGAAATCCAAATGACGTTCTTTTAGCAGGAGTAGGAAATGTCGTAGAGATGATAGATGCTGATAGTGTTGGAATTAATTCCCTTCTAGCTGGAATCACTGGTGAGCTCAAGGTATCCTTGCTTTTAACCACCGAAGTAAGCCCAAAATGCCAAGGCAGTGTTAAAGAGCTAAGACGGGCCATAGATATGATGCTCTTCAATATTCCTAAAGATCTGGGCTTTGACCTGCTCATCCTCAAAGAGAAAAAGCGTGAAGAGATCACATATGAAATAAACTCTCCCATCCTGGAAGCTAAGCAACGAGAGATTAAGCTAGAGGATATTTATTTCCGCATTTTCATTAAAGAAGGTAAAATATGGGTTATAGCACACAGAGGTACAAAACAGGTGTTGACAATGGTAGGGGAAAATCCAGATGCAATAATTGATACGATTCTTGAGCACTTTGAGATTTCCCCACGGCATGCTTTTTACCTAGGAAGAGAACTGGAAAAAGCAAAAACGGCCCTCAAACTAAAACGAAGGTATCTACAGGAAGGTGAACTCTTTAAAGACTTTTACTAA
- a CDS encoding DUF3216 domain-containing protein, with protein sequence MEEAEKVKALCEKLGEKDLLRTIDSFIILQRELSTKKGEDFVNVAILGFLEGMLVSLRKKYPQNQDIQGLLELIRTKRAELEEKFRKPEIHLFEENVD encoded by the coding sequence ATGGAAGAAGCTGAAAAAGTTAAAGCTCTATGTGAAAAACTTGGGGAGAAAGATCTTCTGAGAACCATAGACTCCTTTATAATCCTTCAAAGAGAACTTTCGACTAAAAAAGGAGAAGACTTTGTAAATGTAGCAATTTTAGGCTTTCTTGAGGGGATGTTAGTGAGCCTTCGAAAAAAATATCCACAAAACCAGGATATTCAGGGCCTTCTTGAACTGATAAGAACTAAAAGAGCGGAGCTTGAAGAAAAGTTCAGAAAACCCGAAATTCATCTCTTTGAGGAGAATGTGGATTGA
- a CDS encoding YchF/TatD family DNA exonuclease: MIDAHAHVEMFKKNVPLIVEESKKELKAIVDSITEYRKFRVWKSWELLEPYFGFIFPTLGFAPNEAKRGNWERVKKVEEFIWAKKDEIVAIGEIGLDYYYAGTEKERENQKAIFDHFLTLAEDLNLPVVIHARDAEREAFEMVQRKGLVAYFHSYSGDVETAKEIVENSHLVGINTGVTFIPEVETVAKVLDIENILVETDAPYMSPFKGEKNKPTYVRVAVEKIAAIKGVGVEEVESVTDKNTLMFFGIDLR, encoded by the coding sequence ATGATAGATGCTCACGCACATGTAGAGATGTTTAAGAAAAATGTTCCTCTTATTGTAGAGGAGAGTAAAAAAGAACTGAAAGCGATAGTGGATTCTATAACAGAGTATAGAAAGTTCCGTGTATGGAAAAGCTGGGAACTTCTGGAGCCCTATTTTGGCTTTATATTCCCTACCTTAGGATTTGCGCCTAACGAAGCGAAAAGGGGTAACTGGGAAAGGGTTAAGAAGGTGGAAGAGTTTATTTGGGCCAAAAAGGATGAAATAGTGGCTATCGGTGAAATAGGCCTTGATTATTACTATGCTGGGACTGAAAAGGAAAGAGAAAATCAAAAGGCAATATTTGACCATTTTTTAACCCTTGCAGAGGATCTTAATTTACCAGTAGTTATACATGCTAGGGATGCAGAAAGAGAAGCTTTTGAAATGGTTCAAAGAAAGGGCCTTGTGGCATATTTTCATTCTTATAGTGGGGATGTGGAAACTGCGAAAGAAATTGTCGAAAATTCTCACTTAGTCGGGATAAATACTGGTGTAACGTTCATTCCTGAAGTTGAAACTGTTGCAAAGGTTCTTGATATCGAGAATATTCTTGTGGAGACAGATGCCCCATACATGAGTCCGTTTAAAGGTGAAAAGAACAAGCCTACTTATGTTAGAGTGGCTGTTGAAAAAATAGCAGCGATAAAAGGTGTGGGGGTTGAAGAGGTGGAAAGTGTAACAGATAAAAACACTTTAATGTTCTTTGGGATAGATTTGAGGTGA
- a CDS encoding DUF504 domain-containing protein has translation MRKGFVKEVLSKIKYDARENEEDYYIVIEHRGTYGNIKKIPVKMITLGHGYFFIEDTQIPYHRILAVIKKDGKVVWKKRGLGDEFKF, from the coding sequence GTGAGAAAAGGTTTCGTGAAGGAAGTATTATCCAAAATTAAATATGATGCACGAGAAAATGAAGAGGATTATTACATCGTCATTGAGCATAGAGGGACTTATGGCAACATAAAAAAGATACCGGTGAAAATGATAACCCTCGGCCACGGTTATTTTTTCATTGAAGATACACAAATTCCCTATCATAGGATTTTAGCTGTTATAAAGAAAGATGGAAAAGTGGTATGGAAAAAGAGAGGTTTAGGAGACGAATTCAAATTCTAA
- a CDS encoding MBL fold metallo-hydrolase, whose protein sequence is MIPIEIPPNTLMLTGIGYDSNIYLFRDENEGLIVDTGTGVYWHRYFEILERENYLEGLEKVTILNTHEHFDHVGGNKRFKEFLEKMGVSVIFASHRIAADVLEKGDDYVVLSYAYGRRFEPQTVELKLEDGDKLQIGRKKLKVIHTPGHTAGSICLYEPEERILFTGDTVFNRTVGRTDLPTGNFEELINSINVLSTFEVDVALSGHGKVIMKWHENLEVIKKVLGALR, encoded by the coding sequence ATGATTCCTATAGAGATACCCCCTAATACTCTCATGCTTACAGGCATAGGATACGATTCAAATATTTACCTCTTTCGGGATGAAAATGAGGGTCTTATTGTGGATACGGGTACTGGAGTTTATTGGCATAGGTATTTTGAGATACTTGAGAGGGAGAATTATCTTGAAGGCCTTGAAAAAGTTACTATCCTTAACACTCACGAGCACTTTGATCATGTTGGGGGAAATAAAAGATTTAAAGAATTCCTCGAAAAGATGGGTGTTAGTGTTATTTTTGCATCTCATAGAATTGCTGCAGATGTTCTAGAGAAAGGAGATGATTACGTGGTTCTTTCTTATGCCTATGGAAGGCGTTTTGAGCCCCAGACAGTTGAGTTAAAATTAGAAGACGGTGATAAACTCCAGATAGGGAGGAAAAAACTTAAGGTTATCCACACTCCTGGTCATACTGCTGGGAGTATTTGTCTCTATGAGCCTGAGGAGAGAATTCTCTTTACAGGAGACACAGTATTTAACCGAACAGTGGGGAGAACTGATTTACCAACGGGCAACTTTGAGGAGTTAATAAATTCCATAAATGTACTAAGCACTTTTGAAGTTGATGTGGCTTTATCTGGTCATGGCAAGGTTATAATGAAATGGCATGAAAACTTGGAAGTAATTAAAAAAGTATTGGGGGCTCTTAGGTGA